The genomic interval TTCCAGCGCGACTTCCAGTGGATCCCGCGCCATATGCAGGTGCAGCAGAACGCCGGAACCGGACGGCGCGGCAGTCAGCAGGCCCGGCGCGACTGTGTCCTGCATCTTCACCGTCACCTGCCGGACCTCCCCGGCCAGGGCGGCCTGCACCGCCTGCTGAATGGCGCCGACGCTGCCGGGGTCAAACAGCCCCTGCCACTCGCCTGCCGGAGAGCGCTGGTGCACGCGTTCCTGAGCGGCACGGTTCAGGGTGACCTGACCGTCGGCCGTCATGAACGCCACTGGGTCCGGCAGTGTTTCCAGCAACAGCTGGGCGTCCACGCCCGTAAACGCCGCAGGGGGCTGCGTCACGCGCCTTAGCCGCGCAGGGCGTACCCGACGCCACGCACGGTGCGCAGCAGGCCGTAGCCGTCAAGATCACGCAGTTTGGCGCGCAGGTTCGCCATATGCACGTCCACCACGTTGCTGCCTTCAGGCAGGCGGCCCTGCCAGATGTCCTGACCGATTTCCTGGCGGGAGTACACGCGCCCCGGCTGGCGGATCAGGAGGGCCAGAATGTCGAACTCCTTGGGCGACAGGCGCAGCTCGTCGCCCTTGAAGGTCACGAGCCGCTTCTGCGGGTCCAGGGTCAGGTCACCCATGGTGAGGCTTTCGGTGGTGCGCTGGCGCAGCTGGACCTTCACGCGCGCCAGCAGCTCATCCGGGTGGAACGGCTTGATCAGGTAGTCGTCTGCACCCAGGCCCAGCAGGCGCACCTTCTCCTCAACGGTGTCGCGGGCGGTCAGCACGATGATCGGCACGGCGCTGTTCTTGCGCAGGCGCTGCACGACGTCCCCGCCGTCAAAGTCCGGCAGGCCAAGGTCCAGCAGGATCAGGGTGGGCTGGTCTTCACGCGCCTTGATCAGGCCGTTCATGGCCGAGTCCGCGTGGTCTACCTCAAAGCCGGCGTCGGTCAGGTCCATGCGCAGGACATTGGCGATGTCCAGGTCGTCCTCGATGACAAGAATGCGTTGCGGGGTCACGTCACCGATCATACCGCCTGACTCCATGGAAACCTTCATGATCCTTTCTTGATGCAATGTCCCTTGCAGCGCCGCAGCTGACCCATCATCCATTCACGGCCGGGCGACCGGGACGGCCGGTGTGCTACGTTAAACACACTTCGTCTCCCTCGCCCTTGCGACGGGACTCAGGCGACACAATCCATCCCGACTCAGGCCGCATTTCAGGCCCCGCCTTCTCTCACAACCTGCCCCAGCCGTGCAGGCCAACGGAGTTCCCTATGACCAACCCCAGCAAGGCCCCCCGCCCCGAGGGCGCGGCCCCACACCTTGAAGTCATCCCGCTCGGCGGGATGGGCGAGATAGGCAAGAACATCACCGCTTACCGCTACGGCGACGAGATCATGGTCGTCGACGCGGGCCTCGCCTTCCCTGAAAGCCACCAGATGGGCATCGACCTGATCATTCCGCGAATTGACTACCTGCAGCAGCACGCCGGCCTGATCAAGGGCTGGATTCTCACGCACGGGCACGAGGACCACATCGGCGGCCTGCCGTACATCCTCCCGCGCCTGCCCCGCGTACCCGTCTACGGCGCCGGGCTGACCCTTGGCCTTGTGCGCGAGAAGCTCGCCGAGTTCGGCATCAAGGACGGCGAGGTGGACCTGCGCGAGGTGGGTCTGACCGACAAGGTCCGGATCGGCACGCACTTTCAGGTGGAGTTCATCCGCATGACGCACTCCATTCCGGACAACGCCGGATACATTCTCACCACGCCGGCGGGCGTGGTGCTGCACACCGGGGACTTCAAACTTGACGAGGAACCCAGCGACGGCAAGGTCAGCGATCTCGCCCGCATCGAGCAGGCCGGCCGTGAGGGTGTACTGCTGCTCCTGAGTGACTCCACGAACGCCGAACGCCCCGGGCGCACGGTCAGTGAGGCGGAAGTGGCCCGCAACCTTGAGACCCTGATTGCCGGCCTGAAGGGCCGCGTGTTCATGACGACCTTCGCGTCGAACGTGCACCGCATTCAGAACGTGATCAACATCGCGCACCGTCAGCGCCGGCGCGTGGTCATGGAAGGGCGCAGCATGCTCAAGTACGCCCAGGTGGCCCAGACGCTGGGGTACATGGAGCTGCCTGAGCCGTTCCTGACCAACGATGAGGTGGGCGGCCTGCAGGACCAGCAGGTGCTGTACGTGTGCACCGGCAGCCAGGGCCAGCCCATGAGCGTTCTGTCGCGCCTGGCCTTCGGGAATCACGCGAAGATCGCGCTGCGCCGCGGCGACAGCGTCATCCTGTCCAGCAACCCCATTCCCGGGAATGAGGAAGCCGTGAACCTTGTCATCAACCGCCTGTACGAGATCGGTGTGGACGT from Deinococcus taeanensis carries:
- a CDS encoding response regulator transcription factor; translated protein: MTPQRILVIEDDLDIANVLRMDLTDAGFEVDHADSAMNGLIKAREDQPTLILLDLGLPDFDGGDVVQRLRKNSAVPIIVLTARDTVEEKVRLLGLGADDYLIKPFHPDELLARVKVQLRQRTTESLTMGDLTLDPQKRLVTFKGDELRLSPKEFDILALLIRQPGRVYSRQEIGQDIWQGRLPEGSNVVDVHMANLRAKLRDLDGYGLLRTVRGVGYALRG
- a CDS encoding ribonuclease J, giving the protein MTNPSKAPRPEGAAPHLEVIPLGGMGEIGKNITAYRYGDEIMVVDAGLAFPESHQMGIDLIIPRIDYLQQHAGLIKGWILTHGHEDHIGGLPYILPRLPRVPVYGAGLTLGLVREKLAEFGIKDGEVDLREVGLTDKVRIGTHFQVEFIRMTHSIPDNAGYILTTPAGVVLHTGDFKLDEEPSDGKVSDLARIEQAGREGVLLLLSDSTNAERPGRTVSEAEVARNLETLIAGLKGRVFMTTFASNVHRIQNVINIAHRQRRRVVMEGRSMLKYAQVAQTLGYMELPEPFLTNDEVGGLQDQQVLYVCTGSQGQPMSVLSRLAFGNHAKIALRRGDSVILSSNPIPGNEEAVNLVINRLYEIGVDVYYPPAYRVHASGHGSQEELATVLNLARPKYFLPWHGEPRHQINHARLAQTLPRPPKRTLIAKNGDVIRLSQDDFKVTGTVPAGAVYVDGLGVGDIGDDVLLDRVNMSQEGILIMTAVLHPTPHVEIVSRGFVRANRELDNQIRKVALEAVDQGMREKKRLEDVRDDMYGAVRRFVRKVTGRNPVLIPLIVD